From a single Brassica napus cultivar Da-Ae chromosome C9, Da-Ae, whole genome shotgun sequence genomic region:
- the LOC125593264 gene encoding double-stranded RNA-binding protein 3-like, with translation MYKNQLQEVAQRSCFNLPSYTCTREGPDHAPRFKACVNFNGEMFESPTYCSTLRQAEHTAAEVALIALSSKGPSKSLTARVLDETGIYKNLLQETAHRAGLDLPVYTSVRSGPGHIPTFSCTVEIAGMSFIGESAKTKKQAEKNAAITAWFSLRRMPSMDSPVEKRGEEEKEREVVARVLSRFRPKEVKRREQHHSRRRAIRQETTTTREFLSEKLRLINPYTNEPSSSSLKHHQTLPSRLNLQQQQYRVKSLLEKSQEHAGIISSSSMERTNCYSKLLPFPEMFVGGGGGFQKLAPAVHIRSVIPVCSAPPPKLSPSSAPSSLGSGDQEKKPLRLESNPCLKIVPFDQPML, from the exons ATGTATAAGAATCAGTTGCAAGAGGTTGCACAGAGAAGCTGTTTCAACCTCCCATCATATACTTGCACAAGAGAAGGACCAGACCATGCTCCAAGGTTCAAAGCTTGTGTAAACTTCAACGGTGAAATGTTTGAAAGCCCCACTTATTGTTCTACACTCAGACAAGCTGAACACACAGCTGCTGAAGTTGCTCTCATTGCTCTCTCTTCAAAGGGTCCTTCAAAGTCTCTAACTGCTAGAGTTCTT GATGAAACAGGGATCTACAAGAACCTGCTTCAAGAGACAGCGCATAGAGCTGGTCTTGATCTACCGGTTTACACAAGTGTGAGATCAGGACCCGGTCACATCCCAACGTTCTCTTGCACTGTGGAGATTGCTGGAATGAGTTTTATTGGAGAATCAGCAAAGACTAAGAAGCAAGCTGAGAAGAATGCTGCCATCACAGCTTGGTTCTCCTTGAGAAGAA TGCCAAGCATGGACTCTCCGGTTGAGAAGAGaggtgaagaagagaaagaaagagaggtaGTTGCAAGAGTCCTCTCAAGATTTAGACCAAAAGAAGTTAAAAGAAGAGAACAACATCACTCAAGAAGAAGAGCAATCCGACAAGAAACAACAACCACAAGAGAGTTTTTGTCTGAGAAGCTCAGATTGATCAATCCCTACACCAACGaaccttcatcatcatcattgaaGCACCACCAAACATTACCATCAAGATTGAATCTCCAACAACAACAATACAGAGTCAAATCATTGCTAGAGAAGTCTCAAGAACATGCAGGGATAATATCGTCGTCATCAATGGAGAGAACAAACTGTTACAGCAAGCTTCTGCCATTTCCAGAAATGTTtgtaggaggaggaggagggtttCAGAAACTAGCTCCAGCTGTTCATATTAGATCAGTGATCCCAGTTTGTTCAGCTCCTCCACCGAAACTTAGTCCTTCTTCTGCTCCAAGCTCACTGGGAAGTGGAGACCAAGAGAAGAAGCCTCTGAGATTAGAATCGAACCCATGTTTAAAGATCGTACCTTTTGATCAACCCATGCTATGA
- the LOC106415067 gene encoding probable protein S-acyltransferase 7, translating to MYVVPPPERSGSGSNGDLRVYQTWKGSNIFFLQGRFVFGPDVRSLALTICLIAVPVTIFCIFVARNLMDDFSDNWGVSIVAVAVVFTIYDIILLLLTSGRDPGIIPRNAHPPEPEPLDSSNMDAGAGQTPQLRLPRIKEVEVNGVIFKVKYCDTCMLYRPPRCSHCSICNNCVEKFDHHCPWVGQCIGLRNYRFFFMFIFSTTLLCVYVFAFCWVYIRKIMESEHTTIWKAMLKTPASIVLIVYTFIAMWFVAGLTAFHLYLISTNQTTYENFRYRYDRRSNPHNKGVVNNFRETFTSAIPPSKNDFRAMVHREGPLPPRSVAGGFMSPNMGKANDDIEMGRKAVWADMGSEHGDAKNGTDERLHVRDGELGELSPDVRTTVDEQSDRLGTRRSSWGRKSGSWDMSPEVMALAARVVEQNQNGGGSSSGSGLVTENRPT from the exons ATGTATGTAGTACCTCCTCCCGAGCGGTCCGGTTCTGGATCCAACGGTGATTTAAGGGTTTATCAAACTTGGAAAGGCAGCAac atATTCTTTCTACAAGGAAGATTTGTATTCGGACCAGACGTAAGATCATTGGCTTTGACGATATGCCTCATTGCCGTCCCCGTCACTATTTTCTGCATCTTCGTCGCAAGAAATCTAATGGACGACTTCTCTGATAACTGGGGAGTATCAATAGTAGCTGTCGCCGTCGTCTTCACCATTTAT GATATAATCCTTCTGCTGCTTACATCCGGAAGAGATCCAGGAATCATCCCGAGAAACGCTCATCCTCCAGAGCCTGAACCCCTTGACAGCAGCAACATGGACGCAGGAGCTGGCCAGACTCCGCAGCTGCGGCTCCCTCGCATTAAGGAAGTAGAGGTTAATGGAGTCATATTCAAGGTCAAGTACTGCGACACCTGCATGCTCTACAGGCCGCCTCGCTGTTCCCACTGCTCAATTTGCAACAACTGTGTTGAAAAGTTTGACCATCACTGCCCTTGGGTTGGTCAATGTATAGGTCTG AGGAACTACAGATtcttcttcatgtttatcttctCAACGACGCTTCTCTGTGTATATGTGTTTGCCTTCTGCTGGGTTTACATAAGGAAGATCATGGAGTCAGAGCATACAACTATCTGGAAGGCGATGCTCAAAACTCCTGCCTCCATTGTTCTGATAGTTTACACATTCATAGCCATGTGGTTCGTGGCTGGCTTAACAGCTTTCCATCTGTATCTCATCAGCACAAACCAG ACTACATATGAGAATTTTCGATACAGATATGATCGGAGAAGCAACCCACATAACAAGGGAGTGGTTAATAACTTCAGAGAAACGTTTACATCAGCTATCCCTCCTTCAAAGAATGACTTTAGAGCGATGGTCCACCGTGAAGGTCCGTTGCCTCCAAGATCTGTAGCAGGCGGGTTCATGAGTCCGAACatgggtaaagccaatgatgaCATTGAAATGGGGAGGAAAGCTGTTTGGGCAGACATGGGTTCAGAACATGGTGACGCCAAAAATGGTACTGACGAACGGTTACATGTTAGGGACGGTGAGTTAGGTGAGCTGTCTCCGGACGTTAGGACAACGGTTGATGAACAAAGTGATAGGCTTGGTACGAGGCGGTCAAGCTGGGGAAGGAAAAGCGGGAGCTGGGATATGTCACCAGAAGTTATGGCGTTAGCAGCCAGAGTAGTGGAACAGAACCAGAACGGTGGAGGAAGCAGCAGTGGAAGCGGTCTAGTGACTGAGAACCGGCCTACATAG